A window of Drosophila sulfurigaster albostrigata strain 15112-1811.04 chromosome X, ASM2355843v2, whole genome shotgun sequence genomic DNA:
ATGCCACGTGTACCTGCCACAAcccaaccacacacacacacacagacagacacaaatAGAGTCTTGCGTCCTTGAAACATTcgcagaacaacaacaacaacaacaagcacaacttTATCTAAGCTAAGCTTCTTCTCAACTCAACATTTTCCTCGCTTTTTCCCACTCCCTCTTTTCTGCTCTTCACTTTCAGAACAGttcaaccagcagcagcagcagcagaagaagaagaagaagcaacagcatGTCCAGCTTGCCACGTCGCATCATCAAGGAGACACAACGTCTGATGCAGGAACCGGTGCCGGGCATCAATGCGATACCCGATGAGAATAATGCCCGATATTTCCATGTGATTGTCACCGGACCAAATGATTCTCCCTTCGAGGGTGGGGTCTTTAAGCTGGAACTCTTTCTGCCCGAGGATTATCCGATGTCGGCGCCCAAGGTGCGTTTCATCACAAAGATCTATCATCCGAATATCGATCGCTTGGGTCGCATCTGTCTCGATGTGCTCAAGGATAAGTGGAGTCCAGCTCTCCAAATTCGCA
This region includes:
- the LOC133847205 gene encoding ubiquitin-conjugating enzyme E2 N → MSSLPRRIIKETQRLMQEPVPGINAIPDENNARYFHVIVTGPNDSPFEGGVFKLELFLPEDYPMSAPKVRFITKIYHPNIDRLGRICLDVLKDKWSPALQIRTILLSIQALLSAPNPDDPLANDVAELWKVNEAEAIRNAREWTQKYAVED